In Juglans microcarpa x Juglans regia isolate MS1-56 chromosome 7D, Jm3101_v1.0, whole genome shotgun sequence, the following are encoded in one genomic region:
- the LOC121239518 gene encoding putative receptor-like protein kinase At3g47110, with the protein MYASCYLVCYGIAQWESRVNGLDLKDKNLVGTISPNIRNLSFLRSLNLAINSFYGRIPSEAGHLIRLQSLNLSYNSLEGEILVNLSHCSNLMYLGLQYNHLVQQIPSELGSLSKLKNLYLANNQLSGKFSPSMRNLFSLQYLWLDLGIALPNLQKLAMAGNKFTGSIPSALSNASNFQEIDIPTNYFTENIPLEFGNLRNLTWLNANRNLFGNYSVDDLSFLRLLTNCNQLQTLDISYNRLGGSLLPEVGNLNTFVYLDISFNKFFKEIPAELGDCLGLEALYVQGNFFEGTIPDLSKLRGVQYLDLSHNNLTGQIPNYMVSFSMLINLNLSINNLEGEVPIQGVFRNATIIEVYGNNGLCGGIQELQLRTRSNKHRNRVVFKLILAIGIPAFSVVVLSLISLC; encoded by the exons ATGTATGCTAGTTGCTATTTGGTATGCTATGGCATCGCTCAGTGGGAAAGTAGAGTCAATGGTTTGGACCTAAAAGACAAGAACTTGGTTGGCACCATATCACCCAACATTAGAAATCTTTCTTTCCTTCGATCCCTCAACCTTGCAATTAACTCCTTCTATGGTCGAATCCCCTCGGAAGCTGGTCACTTGATTAGGCTTCAGAGTTTAAACCTGAGTTATAACTCAttggaaggagaaattcttgTCAATCTGTCTCACTGTTCCAACCTTATGTATCTTGGTCTCCAGTACAACCATCTAGTGCAACAAATACCATCTGAACTTGGCTCTTTGTCCAAACTCAAGAATCTATATCTTGCCAATAACCAGTTAAGTGGAAAGTTCTCACCTTCTATGAGAAACCTCTTTTCTCTCCAATATCTTTG GCTTGACTTAGGCATTGCACTTCCAAATCTTCAAAAGCTTGCTATGGCAGGAAACAAATTTACAGGAAGCATTCCATCTGCATTGTCCAATGCTtcaaattttcaagaaattgATATCCCTACGAATTATTTTACGGAAAACATACCTTTGGAGTTTGGTAATCTACGAAATCTTACATGGCTTAATGCAAACAGGAATCTTTTTGGAAATTATTCAGTTGATGATTTGAGTTTTCTTAGACTTTTGACCAATTGCAACCAGTTACAGACACTCGATATCAGCTACAACCGGCTTGGAG GAAGCTTGCTACCAGAAGTTGGAAACCTGAACACTTTTGTTTACCTAGATATTTCAttcaacaaatttttcaaagagattcCCGCGGAATTAGGGGATTGTTTGGGGTTGGAAGCACTTTACGTGCAAGGGAACTTCTTTGAAGGAACCATTCCAGATTTAAGTAAGTTAAGGGGTGTTCAATATCTTGATCTTTCCCACAACAACTTGACTGGCCAAATTCCAAACTACATGGTTAGTTTTTCCATGCTGATAAACTTGAATCTGTCTATCAACAATCTTGAGGGAGAGGTGCCCATACAGGGGGTCTTCAGAAATGCAACTATAATTGAAGTATATGGCAACAATGGGCTTTGTGGGGGAATCCAAGAGCTGCAATTGCGCACACGTTCCAATAAGCATAGAAATCGTGTTGTTTTTAAGTTGATTCTGGCAATAGGCATTCCTGCTTTCTCCGTGGTGGTGTTGTCTTTGATTTCCTTGTGCTGA